The DNA segment TTGAACCAGCCTTGGCTGGCGACAACATCTTTGATGAAGAGCTCGCTGACCTGAACGTGCGGTTTCGACGCGGTAAAATCAGCCAAGCACTCGACCAAAAACAGGGGCGCGTGGTAATCGAGCAGCATTTACTCGACTACGCAAGCATCTCTCGCGACTTGGTAGCAGTGCGTGTCGGGTCGTACTGGCGACTGGGATCACCCGACAAATTGATGTAGTTTATCATCTGATAGTGTACCGTTCCTTAACAAATAAAATCTGTAAAACGATATCCTCGAGATCGACCTATCTGGTAGTGAGTCAGTGGATGGTTGGCCCACATGAAAAATTGCCAAACGTACCTTCCTCTAACACAACACCTCCCAAAAACTCCACCTCACACATAAGTCTCTCACTGCGCATAAATAGGGTATGAGTCCCACTGGGATCCCCTCGGCTTGCGCTGACTCACTTATACACAAAAACAAACACACCATGCGAAAACAAACATGGCTCATTATCAGTTAGGTGATCTCGAACGGTTCTACGCTGCCACCCTGTGGTATAGTAGGGTCGTATGAGTATCAAAGAACATCCACCACTTCATGTTCCAGTATTGCTCAACGATGTCTTGGCGCAACTGCAGCCCCAATCAGGCGAGAATTATCTCGATCTGAC comes from the Candidatus Saccharimonas aalborgensis genome and includes:
- a CDS encoding division/cell wall cluster transcriptional repressor MraZ, whose protein sequence is MDYFERKLDDKRRLTIPTELRAEFASGVVLTRGFGDYLHLYPQLVWDREVEPALAGDNIFDEELADLNVRFRRGKISQALDQKQGRVVIEQHLLDYASISRDLVAVRVGSYWRLGSPDKLM